A region from the Romeriopsis navalis LEGE 11480 genome encodes:
- a CDS encoding low molecular weight protein tyrosine phosphatase family protein, which translates to MNVLFICSRNQWRSPTGEAVWRKLDGVNVRSAGTSPNARKTVSAHDIRWADIIFVMEPKHQQRLQAEFRQLVSYKRIEVLDIPDDYKYMDPELVEIFETEAAQFLDQQDESLA; encoded by the coding sequence ATGAACGTACTTTTTATTTGTAGTCGGAACCAATGGCGCAGTCCCACGGGCGAAGCCGTCTGGCGCAAACTTGATGGTGTGAATGTTCGGTCCGCTGGTACTAGCCCCAACGCCAGAAAAACGGTATCGGCCCATGATATTCGGTGGGCCGATATAATTTTTGTGATGGAGCCGAAGCATCAGCAACGATTGCAGGCGGAGTTTCGGCAGTTAGTCAGCTACAAACGGATTGAAGTTTTAGACATTCCCGATGACTATAAATATATGGACCCGGAATTAGTTGAGATTTTTGAAACCGAAGCAGCACAGTTTTTGGATCAACAAGATGAATCGTTAGCTTAA
- a CDS encoding aspartoacylase, producing MRKFDRILIVGGTHGNELTGAYLIRSGAFEHLTQFSFEVLTLLANPRAVAANLRYLGRDLNRSFERQRLDNDRFNNYEDQQAREIYQRFGPHSATPVDVIIDLHTTTANMGNTIILDEESSTGLQLAANLSIAEPSVKIYSTSTSGRQDALRTIAPLGICIEVGPVVPGILDAAAFAQTQALVLQVLADLDRANQGGLADLPESVTLYRYFSTIDYPRNQAGQPIAMIHPQLQLQNYQPLYPGDPIFIDFAGHVTAYMGPETVYPIFINEAAYYEKGIAFVLTQKQQVDCYDQ from the coding sequence ATGCGTAAATTTGATCGTATTTTAATTGTCGGCGGCACTCATGGAAATGAGTTGACGGGGGCGTATTTGATTCGATCGGGTGCATTTGAGCATTTGACGCAGTTTAGCTTTGAAGTTTTGACGCTCTTGGCTAACCCCCGGGCGGTGGCGGCAAACTTACGCTATCTTGGCCGCGATCTGAATCGTAGCTTTGAGCGGCAACGGTTAGATAACGATCGATTTAATAACTACGAAGATCAGCAAGCCCGCGAAATCTATCAGCGGTTTGGCCCCCATAGTGCCACCCCAGTGGATGTAATTATTGATTTGCATACCACGACGGCAAATATGGGCAATACCATAATTTTGGATGAAGAATCATCGACTGGATTGCAGTTAGCGGCTAATTTATCCATCGCTGAGCCGTCGGTCAAGATCTATAGTACGAGTACCTCAGGGCGGCAGGATGCATTGCGGACGATCGCGCCATTGGGGATCTGTATTGAAGTAGGGCCGGTAGTGCCGGGAATTCTGGATGCAGCGGCGTTTGCTCAGACACAGGCGCTAGTTTTGCAGGTTTTGGCTGATCTCGATCGGGCGAATCAAGGTGGATTAGCTGACTTACCCGAATCGGTGACGCTGTATCGGTATTTCAGCACGATCGACTATCCACGGAATCAAGCCGGACAACCGATCGCCATGATTCATCCCCAGTTGCAATTGCAAAATTACCAACCGTTGTATCCCGGCGACCCAATATTTATTGATTTTGCCGGTCATGTGACTGCCTATATGGGGCCGGAAACGGTCTATCCCATTTTCATTAATGAAGCTGCCTATTATGAGAAGGGCATTGCTTTTGTGCTGACGCAGAAACAGCAAGTAGACTGCTATGATCAGTAA